The Henckelia pumila isolate YLH828 chromosome 2, ASM3356847v2, whole genome shotgun sequence genome includes a window with the following:
- the LOC140877373 gene encoding uncharacterized protein, translated as MDEHAWQSVLTGWSAPKVMDKEGEYILKPKTTWTTEETHISCFNAKAINAIFSSMDMRMFSLIADCVTAKDAWDTLQEHCEGSESVKRTRMRLLNSKFENIRMSEDETISEYDQKIRELVTEVYNLREPIANERLVNKLLRSLPERFNGKIWALEEIKDTSKMKLQN; from the coding sequence ATGGATGAACATGCATGGCAGAGTGTTCTTACTGGTTGGAGTGCACCTAAGGTGATGGACAAAGAAGGCGAATACATCTTGAAGCCGAAAACCACATGGACAACCGAGGAGACACATATTTCATGCTTTAATGCTAAAGCAATTAATGCCATATTTTCCAGCATGGACATGAGGATGTTCAGCCTTATTGCTGATTGTGTTACTGCTAAGGATGCATGGGATACTCTACAAGAGCACTGTGAAGGATCCGAAAGTGTCAAGAGAACAAGGATGAGGCTACTCaactcaaaatttgaaaatattcgtATGAGTGAAGATGAAACTATTTCAGAATATGATCAAAAAATTCGAGAGTTGGTAACTGAAGTTTACAATCTGAGAGAGCCTATTGCCAATGAAAGACTTGTGAACAAATTGCTTAGGTCACTACCTGAGAGATTTAATGGAAAGATTTGGGCTCTTGAAGAAATCAAGGATACCTCGAAGATGAAGTTACAGAATTGA